In a genomic window of Anaerolineae bacterium:
- a CDS encoding alpha/beta hydrolase, with amino-acid sequence MPSIVTERGVVHYETVGRGRPVILLHCWLGSWNNWRDTMEVLSRSFRVHALDFWGFGESSKQPRYDISDYVFMVEAFMDRLGIETAPVFGHSMGGSVSLCVALKYPERVTRVAIVGSPVVGSSLSFWLKVAGKQPFGWLAWNTPFFLPAVMRLYAPWIARDHRRWYRMFIQDISRTTMQAFSYSIGSLAKMDLRPYLHQFTMPVLGIFGRHDNIVNPNQAELVEQMPRGRSVIFEHSRHYPMLDESERFHQVLLEFLQAPA; translated from the coding sequence ATGCCCTCCATCGTCACGGAACGCGGTGTGGTGCACTATGAGACGGTGGGGCGCGGCCGGCCGGTCATCCTCCTGCACTGCTGGTTGGGATCCTGGAACAACTGGCGCGATACGATGGAGGTGCTGTCGCGCAGTTTTCGGGTGCATGCCCTCGATTTCTGGGGCTTCGGCGAGTCCTCCAAACAACCGCGCTATGATATCAGCGATTACGTCTTCATGGTGGAGGCCTTTATGGACCGGCTGGGCATCGAGACCGCGCCGGTCTTCGGCCATTCCATGGGCGGCAGTGTGTCGCTCTGCGTGGCGCTGAAATATCCCGAACGGGTGACGCGGGTGGCCATTGTCGGCTCGCCGGTGGTGGGTTCTTCCCTCTCGTTCTGGCTGAAGGTCGCCGGCAAACAGCCTTTCGGCTGGCTGGCCTGGAACACGCCCTTTTTCCTGCCGGCGGTGATGCGGCTGTACGCACCCTGGATCGCGCGCGATCATCGGCGCTGGTACCGCATGTTCATCCAGGACATCAGCCGCACCACCATGCAGGCCTTCTCGTACAGCATCGGTTCGCTGGCCAAGATGGACCTGCGGCCCTATTTGCACCAGTTCACCATGCCGGTGCTGGGCATCTTCGGCCGGCATGACAACATCGTCAACCCGAACCAGGCCGAGCTGGTGGAGCAAATGCCGCGCGGCCGCAGTGTCATCTTCGAGCATTCGCGCCATTACCCCATGCTGGACGAGAGCGAGCGCTTCCACCAAGTCCTGCTGGAGTTCCTGCAGGCGCCGGCATGA
- a CDS encoding 4-vinyl reductase: MEPDAPRYYYSNRMARAYLLGLEEVLGKNGVHALLNYAGLRHRVNNYPPNDLALGFEFAEFSGIQQALEEIYGRRGGRALAKRAGRATFKYGLREFEGVIGIADLALRLIPLGLKLKIGAETFAGIFNRFSDQIVVLEEHEDHYIWSNERCAVCWGRHSQDPCCDVAVGILEEGLHWVSGGQDFRVEEIACIARGDPACRFYIPKKPAR, from the coding sequence CTGGAGCCGGACGCCCCGCGGTATTATTATTCCAACCGCATGGCACGGGCATATCTGCTGGGTCTGGAGGAGGTGCTGGGGAAGAACGGGGTACATGCCCTGCTCAATTACGCCGGCCTGCGCCACCGCGTCAACAATTATCCGCCCAATGACCTGGCGCTGGGGTTCGAGTTCGCGGAGTTCTCCGGCATCCAGCAGGCGCTCGAGGAGATCTACGGCCGGCGCGGCGGGCGGGCGCTCGCCAAGCGCGCCGGCCGCGCCACCTTCAAGTACGGCCTGCGGGAGTTCGAGGGGGTCATCGGCATCGCCGACCTGGCCCTGCGCCTGATACCGCTGGGGCTGAAGCTGAAAATCGGCGCCGAGACCTTTGCCGGCATCTTCAACCGCTTCAGCGACCAGATTGTGGTGCTGGAGGAGCACGAGGATCACTATATCTGGAGCAATGAGCGCTGTGCGGTCTGCTGGGGCCGGCACAGCCAGGACCCGTGCTGTGACGTGGCGGTGGGCATCCTGGAGGAAGGCCTGCACTGGGTCAGCGGCGGGCAGGATTTCCGCGTCGAGGAGATCGCCTGTATCGCGCGCGGGGACCCGGCCTGCCGCTTCTACATCCCGAAGAAGCCGGCGCGCTGA
- a CDS encoding DUF4388 domain-containing protein — protein sequence MALKGNLRDFSVTQLLNLINLAHKTGALTIESDGTTARMYFKEGRLLHASIAGQDDQLTAILQKAGKLTPEQAQIIRTRSQVHTDKELGLLLITAGYLSQDDILSSVKQHVLDVVYYLFPLTNGRFHFEPDQLPPADRITVSLDLESIIMEGSRRIKEWERLQEELPDLDVVLKFADRPRTSLRHINLNVDEWRVISFINGRNTIRQIAQHNGMSEFQIRKIVYGLLSAGLVELVEPAEQRRRAAEAVPAGKPAAPVQPPAVKRNIIMRIIDRIRGI from the coding sequence ATGGCACTCAAGGGAAACCTGCGAGACTTCAGCGTCACCCAACTGCTGAACCTGATCAACCTGGCGCACAAGACGGGCGCGCTGACCATCGAATCGGACGGCACGACGGCGCGCATGTACTTCAAGGAAGGCCGGCTCCTGCATGCCTCCATCGCCGGCCAGGACGACCAGCTCACCGCCATCCTCCAGAAGGCCGGCAAGCTCACCCCCGAACAAGCCCAGATCATCCGCACCCGCTCCCAGGTGCACACCGACAAGGAGCTGGGCCTCCTGCTCATCACCGCCGGCTACCTGTCCCAGGACGATATCCTCTCCAGCGTCAAACAGCACGTCCTGGACGTCGTCTATTACCTCTTTCCCCTCACGAACGGCCGCTTCCATTTCGAGCCGGACCAGCTCCCGCCGGCGGACCGCATCACCGTCTCGCTGGACCTGGAAAGCATCATTATGGAGGGAAGCCGGCGCATCAAGGAATGGGAACGCCTCCAGGAAGAACTGCCCGACCTGGACGTGGTGCTGAAATTTGCTGATCGACCCCGCACCTCTCTGCGCCATATCAACCTGAACGTGGATGAATGGCGCGTCATTTCTTTCATCAATGGGCGCAACACCATCCGCCAGATCGCCCAGCACAACGGCATGAGTGAGTTCCAGATTCGCAAAATCGTATACGGACTGCTGTCGGCCGGGCTGGTGGAGTTGGTGGAGCCGGCGGAGCAGAGGCGCAGGGCGGCGGAGGCAGTGCCGGCGGGCAAGCCGGCCGCGCCGGTACAGCCGCCGGCGGTGAAACGCAATATCATCATGCGCATTATTGACCGTATTCGCGGCATCTAG
- a CDS encoding multidrug transporter — protein sequence MKKVIIRDRRKIAPFNEPARDLRVMNKPLWLWQRDVLAPYCTHEIVVDSLEEIPPDDEETLAYQDNLFFDAPFVEAF from the coding sequence ATGAAAAAGGTCATCATTCGCGATCGGCGGAAAATCGCTCCTTTCAATGAGCCGGCGCGCGACCTGCGGGTGATGAACAAACCCCTCTGGCTCTGGCAGCGCGACGTCCTGGCGCCGTACTGCACGCACGAGATCGTCGTCGACTCGCTGGAGGAGATCCCGCCGGACGACGAGGAAACCCTGGCCTACCAGGATAATCTCTTCTTCGATGCCCCTTTTGTAGAGGCCTTT
- a CDS encoding ATP/GTP-binding protein yields MQNVKIVITGPFAAGKTEFIRSISEINVVSTERRISDNSRVVKEETTVAMDFGRITIDQDLVLYLFGTPGQKRFDFMWEILSEGMLGFVLMVDSTKSETFREARQILDVFKKYAGVPYVVAANKQDLPDAWSPEDLRIALRINSDVKVLPCVARDKESVKHVLLELLYTILESLEEGVS; encoded by the coding sequence ATGCAAAACGTCAAAATTGTCATCACCGGGCCGTTCGCCGCCGGCAAAACCGAATTCATCCGCAGTATCAGCGAGATTAATGTCGTCTCCACGGAGCGGCGCATCTCCGACAACAGCCGGGTGGTCAAGGAAGAGACCACGGTGGCCATGGACTTCGGCCGCATCACCATTGACCAGGACCTGGTGCTCTATCTTTTCGGCACGCCCGGCCAGAAGCGCTTCGATTTCATGTGGGAGATCCTCTCGGAGGGCATGCTGGGCTTTGTGCTGATGGTGGACAGCACGAAATCGGAGACCTTCCGGGAGGCGCGCCAGATCCTGGACGTGTTCAAGAAATATGCCGGCGTCCCCTACGTGGTGGCCGCCAACAAGCAGGACCTGCCCGACGCCTGGAGCCCAGAGGACCTGCGCATCGCCTTGCGCATCAACAGCGACGTCAAGGTCCTGCCCTGTGTGGCGCGGGATAAGGAGAGCGTCAAGCACGTACTGCTGGAACTGCTGTACACCATCCTGGAATCCCTGGAGGAAGGGGTGAGCTGA